The nucleotide sequence AAGGATTATTACAATGAAAAAAACACTTCTCAGCTTGGCCGCATTTTCTGCTTTGGGTTTTGCCAGCACCGCACAGGCACAAAAGGTCGATGTCTGTGTTTTTGACCTGCTGGGCAAATCCGGTGAGTCGTATCAAATGGCGCAGGAATGGGCTCTGGCGGCAAAATCCTGGGGCGCAGAGGTCAATCTGATTGCCCGCCAGGATGAAGCAGTAGCGGATAATGACTTCAAAGCCGGTAAATGTGACGGCGTGTTTATGACCGCGATGCGTGCACGTCAGTACAACAAGTTTGCCGGTTCAATTGATGCTCTCGGTGGTGCTCCAAGCAATGCGATTGCCCAGCGTGCGATTACTTTTGCCCTAGACAAACGTAATGCGAACAAAATGGTATCTACGCTCGGTGGCAAGAAATATGAAGTCGCAGGCATTTCACCACTCGGTTCAGCCTATATTTTTGTTCGTGACAAAAACATCAATTCCATTGAAAAAGCAGCGGGTAAGAAGTTCGCAGTATTGGGTTATGACGATGCCCAGAAAATCATGGTGCAGCGCGTAGGTGCGCAAGCGGTGATTTCGGACGTGTCTAACTTCGTGGCGAAGTTTAACAATGGCCAGGTCGATATGGTTGGTGCACCAGCCTATGCTTACAAGCCGCTGGAAATCTATAAAGGCTTGGGTAGCAATGGTGCCATGTTTAACTTCCCGGTGCTGTATGTGACTTCAGACTTTGTGATCCGTCCTGAAAGTTTCCCGGCTGGTTTTGGCCAGAAATCGCGTGACTGGTTTGTGAAGAACCTGCCAAAAGCCATCAGTATGATTAACCGTCTGGAGGCAGGGATTCCGGGTAAATACCGTCTGAATCTAGATGCTGAAGACAAGCTGAAGTATCAGAAGATGCTACGTGACGGTCGTATGGATATGACCAAGCGCGGGATCTACGATGCTTCGATGATGAGCGTCCTGAAACGTGCCCGCTGTTCGGTCGACAAGGCAAACTTTGAGTGTTCGCTATCTGGTGAATAACCTGATTTTTAAAAGAAAAAAGCCTGGAAAAACTCTAGGCTTTTTTTTCTGTATGTGCAGGCAGTTGAGTCATTGTCTGGATCTGGAAAAGGCTTAGAATAAAATTCAATTCTGCTATCGTCTTTCTCATAAAAACAATGATATGCAGCAATTATGGGAAGAACAAAAACAATGCTTGAAAGGAATAAGGGTATGAAAACTTGGTTAAAGGCACTGGCACTCGGTGCAGGTATTACAGCTGCTTCAGGGGCAGCACAAGCCAAACAGGTCATTTGTGTGTTTGACCTGGTCGGTAAAAATGGTGATGTTTATGCCGTCATGAAGGATTACCAGCTGGCTGCAAAAAACTGGGGTGCCGACATTGAATTACGTGTCAATACCAACGAAGCAGTGGTTGCGGAAGATTTTAAAGCCGGTAAATGTGATGGGATCAGCGTCACCGGAATGCGTGGTCGCCAGTTTAATAACTTCACCGGTTCACTGGATGCGATCGGGGCTATTCCTGACCTGAACCTGGCTGTCAAAGTCATGCAAGGCCTGGCAAGTCCAACTTTTGCCAAGCACATGGTGCAAGGCAAATATGAAGTGGTAGGTGTGATTCCAGTCGGTGATGCATTCCTTTTGGTCAATGACCGTAGCATCAATACGGTAGCCAAAGCAGCCGGTAAGAAAATTGCTGTTCTAGACTATGATGAAGCGCAGAAAATCATGGTACAGCAGGTCGGTGCTCAGGCAGTCAGTGCAGATGTGACTAACTTTGGTGCCAAGTTTAACAATGGTCAGGTGGATATCATTGGCGCACCCGCAGCGGTATTTAAGCCACTGGAACTGCATAAAGGTTTGGGTACCAAAGGTGCCATTGTGAACTATCCGATCCTGCAGGTGACGGGCAATATTATTATCCGTCCAGACAAGTTCCCGGCAGGTTTCGGCCAGAAATCACGGGAATGGGTGAAAGGTGAACTGCCACGTGCCTTTGGTATTCTGGGCAAGATGAAAGCGGATATTCCGAAGAAATACTGGATGGATATTCCTGCTGCAGACAAACCGGGCTATCAGAAGATGATGCGTGAGGCTCGTATCGACCTGACCAAGCGCGGCATTTATGACAAACGCATGATGAAGCTGCTGTGGCAGTTCCGTTGTAAACAGGATCCGAAAAACTTCGAGTGCGCACTGCAGGATGAAAATTATAAGCAATCCTGATAAATTTACTCTGATTAAGCTTTAATTTACAAAGACTGACCATATATTGAGTATGCTATACTTGAAATATGGTCTTTTCTTTTTAAAGATGCCCGAACCGAACAGAGGAATCCATCATGAATGCTCAAGCACTTGTGCTGACTGACAATGCTGCCAATAAAGTACGCCAATTGCGTGAAAGTGAAGGCAATCAAGATCTTATGCTGCGTGTCTATGTGACTGGGGGCGGCTGTTCAGGTTTCTCTTATGGCTTTAATTTTGCAGAAAGCCAGAATGAAGATGATGCAGAATTCGTCAACGGTGACGTGAAGATGCTGGTGGATTCACTGAGCTATCAGTATCTGGTTGGCTCTACCGTGGATTATGTTGAAGGTCTGGAAGGCTCTCGATTCGTGGTGCAAAACCCGAATGCAACCACCACTTGTGGATGTGGTTCTTCCTTCTCGATCTAAGATGGTCTGAGTAACAAGACCATAAACAGAAAAAAGTCCTCATTTGAGGACTTTTTTATTTGCAGGTATTTTTTGCTTTAAGCTTCGAGCTTGATTGCTTCCAGCAGGTCAAAAATCACAGTGGTGACATCCTGGCTGAGCTCCCGGTTATTGAAGATCTCATACGCAGTGATGGTGATATCGGTATCGCTTGGCAGCAGTTTCTGTTCTTCGTCAATTAGGTCATTGATCGGTAACAGGGTCTGTTTCACTTCCAGATGCAGAATATCCTCAAAGGCGATATTTTCATCTTCCAGTTCAATCAGCTGCTCATTGAAATACGGAATCAGGATGGAGTGTAGATAAGGCTGAAGTTCCACAATATCAAAGATTTCAATATCACGAGTTTCATCAATCGTGCTGATATGGTCGTTTACTTCAATCAGGATATGGTAATAACTCATGCCGATCTCCATACGGGGTTCAGGTGGATGTTGAGCCCATCACAATAACATGAAATACGCTGGTGTGGACGATTTACAGACAATAAAGTCGTAAAAATTATAGGGGTTTAAAGCTATCTTTACTTGCGTGTATACAGCAAGGTTTTATCTGCTGGGCGCAATTCAAAATTTTTCAGTTTCTGTTGGCCAAGTACCGGATACATCAGCGCTTCCGGGTCATTATGATGCAGTAATCCTAGGGCGTGCCCCAGCTCATGTGCCAGGGTCAGACGCAAATCATCCTTGGCATCAAACTGATAGACATGGATTTCATCGCCCTTGAACACACCTTTATGGAATTCACGTGGCGGGAAACGCTGTTGAGCCAGGGTAATATTGTTCTCATGCTGTTTCACATTGCTCTGATAGCTCGAGACCTGATTGTTGAAAGCCAGCTGCTGCTGTTGCAAATAGTTCGCCTCATGCTGGAACTGCTCCGCGCGTTGTTGAAATGCTTCAAACTGCTGGTGTAGCTGCTGCTGTTCATAAGCCGATAATCCTGGCTGATTACGCTGTTGCAGTAACTGCTGTAATTCTGCTTCTAGCTGGAT is from Acinetobacter sp. ANC 7912 and encodes:
- a CDS encoding putative solute-binding protein, translated to MKKTLLSLAAFSALGFASTAQAQKVDVCVFDLLGKSGESYQMAQEWALAAKSWGAEVNLIARQDEAVADNDFKAGKCDGVFMTAMRARQYNKFAGSIDALGGAPSNAIAQRAITFALDKRNANKMVSTLGGKKYEVAGISPLGSAYIFVRDKNINSIEKAAGKKFAVLGYDDAQKIMVQRVGAQAVISDVSNFVAKFNNGQVDMVGAPAYAYKPLEIYKGLGSNGAMFNFPVLYVTSDFVIRPESFPAGFGQKSRDWFVKNLPKAISMINRLEAGIPGKYRLNLDAEDKLKYQKMLRDGRMDMTKRGIYDASMMSVLKRARCSVDKANFECSLSGE
- a CDS encoding putative solute-binding protein; its protein translation is MKTWLKALALGAGITAASGAAQAKQVICVFDLVGKNGDVYAVMKDYQLAAKNWGADIELRVNTNEAVVAEDFKAGKCDGISVTGMRGRQFNNFTGSLDAIGAIPDLNLAVKVMQGLASPTFAKHMVQGKYEVVGVIPVGDAFLLVNDRSINTVAKAAGKKIAVLDYDEAQKIMVQQVGAQAVSADVTNFGAKFNNGQVDIIGAPAAVFKPLELHKGLGTKGAIVNYPILQVTGNIIIRPDKFPAGFGQKSREWVKGELPRAFGILGKMKADIPKKYWMDIPAADKPGYQKMMREARIDLTKRGIYDKRMMKLLWQFRCKQDPKNFECALQDENYKQS
- the erpA gene encoding iron-sulfur cluster insertion protein ErpA, whose amino-acid sequence is MNAQALVLTDNAANKVRQLRESEGNQDLMLRVYVTGGGCSGFSYGFNFAESQNEDDAEFVNGDVKMLVDSLSYQYLVGSTVDYVEGLEGSRFVVQNPNATTTCGCGSSFSI
- a CDS encoding matrixin family metalloprotease, which produces MRLLYLLMGLILLVAGFLHLQTQSHPQLKFNSLTDRLTHPFDSRLRFRVDQVDPGFDLSREEVIQLSKEAVEIWHHGTGRKDLMVYDENAKLAIKLIYDQRQQEYNALKQTTQKLLQDEAQYQRQAENLSSSKQYIDQQHQRLAQQRIQLEAELQQLLQQRNQPGLSAYEQQQLHQQFEAFQQRAEQFQHEANYLQQQQLAFNNQVSSYQSNVKQHENNITLAQQRFPPREFHKGVFKGDEIHVYQFDAKDDLRLTLAHELGHALGLLHHNDPEALMYPVLGQQKLKNFELRPADKTLLYTRK